Proteins found in one Vallitalea guaymasensis genomic segment:
- a CDS encoding RidA family protein, which yields MKEIIATKNAPEAIGPYSQGTAGAGLVFVSGQLPIDIATGQFPDGGIKEQTKQSLENLKQILLERGVTLQHVLKTTVFLKDMNDFTAMNEVYKEYFGDSDYPARAAIQVARLPKDALVEIEAIALDK from the coding sequence ATGAAAGAAATTATAGCTACAAAAAACGCTCCAGAAGCTATTGGACCATATTCTCAGGGGACTGCTGGAGCAGGATTGGTCTTTGTTTCAGGACAACTTCCAATTGATATTGCAACAGGACAATTCCCAGATGGTGGAATAAAAGAGCAAACAAAACAATCTTTAGAAAATCTAAAACAAATATTATTAGAGCGTGGGGTAACTTTACAACATGTATTGAAAACAACTGTTTTCTTAAAGGATATGAATGATTTTACTGCTATGAATGAAGTATATAAAGAATATTTTGGAGATAGTGATTATCCAGCAAGAGCGGCAATACAGGTTGCTAGATTACCAAAAGATGCTTTGGTAGAAATAGAAGCTATTGCTTTAGATAAATAA
- a CDS encoding helix-turn-helix transcriptional regulator, giving the protein MDNNTLKQYTGLVKFLGKTLGPDYEIALHDIQSDSKSIVAIANGHISGRTVGAPMTNLGLEIIANKEYKDKDYKINYNGVSKDQRLLRSSTFFIKDDDEELMGMLCINFDDRRYTELSDKILQLCHPDKLIEENSKYNSVDSIVENSSETFSNSIEEVTDTVLNKVLKDSNIPVDRLTQDERLQIVDILDQKGVFMLKGAVSTVANKLSCSEPSIYRYLAKINKKNT; this is encoded by the coding sequence ATGGATAATAATACATTAAAACAATATACCGGTCTTGTAAAATTCTTAGGAAAAACCCTAGGTCCTGATTACGAAATCGCTTTACATGACATACAATCAGATTCAAAATCCATTGTTGCCATAGCTAATGGTCATATCAGCGGAAGAACTGTAGGCGCACCAATGACCAACCTAGGACTTGAGATAATCGCAAACAAAGAATATAAGGATAAAGATTATAAGATAAATTACAATGGTGTCTCAAAAGACCAAAGACTATTACGTTCCTCCACCTTTTTCATAAAAGATGATGATGAAGAACTTATGGGAATGTTATGCATTAATTTTGACGACCGAAGATATACAGAACTCAGTGACAAAATATTACAGCTTTGTCATCCAGACAAATTGATAGAAGAAAATAGTAAATATAATTCTGTTGATTCTATAGTAGAAAACAGCTCAGAAACATTCTCTAATTCTATTGAAGAAGTAACTGACACTGTTCTAAACAAAGTACTCAAAGATAGTAATATACCCGTAGACCGTCTCACACAGGACGAAAGATTACAAATAGTAGACATCCTAGATCAAAAAGGCGTCTTTATGCTAAAAGGAGCAGTCAGTACAGTTGCCAACAAACTATCTTGTTCAGAACCTAGTATTTATAGATATCTAGCTAAGATTAACAAGAAAAATACATAA
- a CDS encoding DUF523 domain-containing protein, with protein sequence MYLVSACLAGINCRYDGGNTENEIIKNMVKEGRAIAVCPEQLGELPIPRACCEIIMDDDGNKKVMSVDGEDFTEAYRQGAVKTLEICRASGINEAILQSRSPSCGYGLIYDGTFSGNRIDGEGLTAELLSKNNIRIYTESEVDDFE encoded by the coding sequence ATGTACTTGGTGAGTGCTTGTTTGGCTGGTATTAATTGTAGATATGATGGTGGAAATACTGAGAATGAGATTATAAAAAATATGGTGAAGGAAGGTAGAGCTATTGCTGTTTGTCCAGAGCAATTAGGTGAGTTGCCTATACCTAGAGCTTGTTGTGAGATTATTATGGATGATGATGGGAATAAGAAGGTAATGAGTGTAGATGGGGAAGATTTTACTGAAGCGTATAGACAAGGTGCAGTTAAGACATTAGAAATCTGTAGAGCTAGTGGTATTAATGAAGCAATTCTACAGTCAAGAAGTCCTTCGTGTGGATATGGATTGATTTATGATGGAACATTTTCGGGTAACCGTATAGATGGTGAAGGATTAACGGCTGAACTTTTGAGTAAGAATAATATTAGGATATATACAGAATCAGAAGTTGATGATTTTGAATAG